The window TTTATGAGATCATGAAAGAAAAAGATGCCATCTACATGAAAGAAGATTTCACCGATGATGACGGCATTAAGGCAGCGGAGCTGGAAGGAGAATTCGCTACCATGAACGGCTGGGAGGCGGAGTCTGATGCGGCTAACCTCTTAAACGGCCTTGGAATAGAGACAGATCTTCACTACAAATATATGAGTGAATTGGACGGCGGGTCAAAGGTTAAGGTGCTCCTTGCCCAGGCATTGTTTGGAAATCCGGACATCCTGCTTCTTGACGAGCCTACCAACCACTTGGATTTAGATGCCATTGCATGGCTTGAGGAATTCCTCATTAACTTTGAAAATACGGTAATCGTGGTTTCCCATGACCGTTACTTCTTAAATAAGGTCTGCACCCATATTGCGGACATTGACTACGGAAAGATCCAGCTTTATGCAGGAAACTATGATTTCTGGTATGAGTCCAGCCAGTTGATGGTAAAGCAGATGAAGGAAGCCAACAGGAAGAAGGAAGAAAAGATCAAGGAACTGCAGGAATTTATTCAGCGTTTCTCCGCCAATGCTTCCAAGTCCAAGCAGGCTACTTCCAGAAAACGCGCCCTGGAGAAGATCGAGCTGGATGACATCAAGCCATCCAGCAGGAAATATCCGTATATCGATTTCCGCCCGGCCCGCGAGATAGGCAATGAGGTGCTGTCTGTTAATGGTTTATCAAAGACTATTGACGGAGTCAAGATTTTAGATAATATCTCCTTCACCTTAACCCGTGAAGATAAAGTGGCCCTGGTGGGACCCAATGAACTTGCAAAAACCATTCTTTTCAAGATCCTTTCAGGGGAAATGGAGCCGGATGAAGGCGATTACAAATGGGGACTTACCACCAGCCAGTGTTATTTCCCAAAGGACAACTCAGCGGAATTTGACAACGATGATACCATCGTTGACTGGCTGACCCAGTATTCTCCGGAAAAGGAAGCTACCTATGTGCGCGGATTCCTTGGCCGTATGCTGTTCGCCGGAGAGGATGGAGTGAAAAAGGTACGGGTATTGTCCGGTGGGGAAAAGGTGCGCTGCATGCTTTCCAAGCTGATGATTTCCGGCGCCAATGTGCTCATACTTGACGAGCCTACGGATCACTTGGATATGGAGTCCATCACGGCGCTTAATAATGGTCTTGTAAAATTCCAGGGAGTTCTGATTTTCTCCTCCCGTGACCATCAGATCGTTGAGACAACGGCTAACCGCATCATGGAGATCGTGAACGGCCAGCTGATCGATAAGATCACTACCTATGACGAGTATCTGGCAAGTGATGAGATGGCTCGTAAGAGACAGGTATTTACCTTGACTGAGGAGCAGGTCGAGGAGAATAAATAGATTATGTTTTACTGAGGCAGCAGCCTGGCACTTAAGTTGTCAGGCTGTCTCTTTTTATTTAGAGGAGAGGAAATAATCTCAGGAAACACAAAGATTTTTTATTTTAGAGGTTTCAGAAAGATCA of the Lacrimispora indolis DSM 755 genome contains:
- a CDS encoding ABC-F family ATP-binding cassette domain-containing protein, which encodes MISAHNVTLRLGKKALFEEVNIKFTEGNCYGMIGANGAGKSTFLKILSGELEPTNGDIVITPGQRLSFLKQDHFKYDGFQVLDTVIMGNARLYEIMKEKDAIYMKEDFTDDDGIKAAELEGEFATMNGWEAESDAANLLNGLGIETDLHYKYMSELDGGSKVKVLLAQALFGNPDILLLDEPTNHLDLDAIAWLEEFLINFENTVIVVSHDRYFLNKVCTHIADIDYGKIQLYAGNYDFWYESSQLMVKQMKEANRKKEEKIKELQEFIQRFSANASKSKQATSRKRALEKIELDDIKPSSRKYPYIDFRPAREIGNEVLSVNGLSKTIDGVKILDNISFTLTREDKVALVGPNELAKTILFKILSGEMEPDEGDYKWGLTTSQCYFPKDNSAEFDNDDTIVDWLTQYSPEKEATYVRGFLGRMLFAGEDGVKKVRVLSGGEKVRCMLSKLMISGANVLILDEPTDHLDMESITALNNGLVKFQGVLIFSSRDHQIVETTANRIMEIVNGQLIDKITTYDEYLASDEMARKRQVFTLTEEQVEENK